In Hoeflea ulvae, one genomic interval encodes:
- the pcaD gene encoding 3-oxoadipate enol-lactonase, translating to MQFARLNGVVLHHQVIGAAPDRPTIVFSNSLGTDYRIWRDVIVRMVGDYSIIAYDKRGHGLSESGDGPITMDDHIDDLIALIEHFEAKDVILCGLSVGGMIAQGLAAKRPDLVRALILCDTGHKIGTPDMWNARISAISEQGIASISDAILERWFTTAYRSADNAEFTGYRMMLERTPVEGYAGTCAAIRDTDFTQSSSELSLPVICVVGTDDGSTPPSLVGELARLIPGAMYQEIPGSAHLPCIEKPVELSETIKAFIDRLPAA from the coding sequence ATGCAATTTGCCCGCCTGAACGGTGTCGTCCTCCATCACCAGGTGATCGGCGCGGCGCCCGATCGCCCGACCATCGTCTTTTCCAATTCTCTCGGCACGGATTACCGCATCTGGCGCGATGTGATCGTCCGCATGGTCGGTGACTACAGCATCATCGCCTATGACAAGCGCGGACATGGTCTGTCGGAATCCGGTGACGGCCCGATCACCATGGACGATCATATCGACGACCTGATCGCGCTGATCGAGCATTTCGAAGCCAAGGATGTGATCCTGTGCGGCCTGTCTGTCGGCGGGATGATTGCGCAAGGGCTGGCCGCCAAGCGTCCGGATCTGGTCCGGGCGCTGATCCTGTGCGACACCGGCCACAAGATCGGAACGCCGGACATGTGGAATGCGCGGATTTCGGCGATCAGCGAGCAGGGCATTGCCTCGATCTCCGACGCGATCCTCGAGCGCTGGTTCACCACCGCCTATCGCAGCGCCGACAATGCCGAATTCACCGGCTACCGGATGATGCTCGAACGCACCCCGGTTGAAGGCTATGCCGGCACCTGTGCCGCCATCCGCGACACTGATTTCACCCAATCGAGTTCCGAACTGAGCCTGCCGGTCATCTGCGTGGTCGGAACCGATGACGGCTCCACACCGCCTTCGCTGGTGGGTGAACTGGCCCGCCTCATCCCCGGTGCGATGTATCAGGAGATTCCGGGATCGGCGCATCTGCCTTGCATCGAAAAGCCGGTCGAGCTGAGCGAAACCATCAAGGCTTTCATCGATCGGCTCCCGGCAGCCTGA
- the xylA gene encoding xylose isomerase, translated as MSTGFFGDITSIPFEGPDSTNPLAFRYYNPDEMIMGKRMEDHLRFAVAYWHSFTWPGGDPFGGQTFERPWFGDSMDQARLKADVAFEMFALLKNPYFCFHDLDVRPEGDTFAESRRNLETIADYFEGKMAETGTKLLWGTSNLFSHRRFMSGASTNPDPDVFAYSAATVKACMDVTKRLNGENYVLWGGREGYETLLNTDMGRELDQMGRFLNLVVEYKHKIGFTGTILIEPKPQEPTKHQYDYDVATVYGFLKRYGLENEVRVNIEQGHAILAGHSFEHELATARALGIFGSIDMNRNDYQSGWDTDQFPNNVPEMALAYYEVLQAGGFTTGGTNFDAKLRRQSIDPEDLLAAHVGGMDCCARGLKAAAKMVEDKALSSFVDARYAGWDSAQAKAMLDGSMSLDQIAARVEAENIDPQPRSGKQEWLENVVNRYV; from the coding sequence ATGAGTACTGGATTTTTCGGCGACATCACGTCCATTCCGTTTGAAGGACCGGACAGCACCAACCCGCTCGCCTTCAGGTATTACAATCCCGATGAGATGATCATGGGCAAGCGCATGGAAGACCATCTGCGCTTTGCGGTGGCCTATTGGCATTCCTTCACATGGCCCGGCGGCGATCCGTTCGGCGGTCAGACCTTCGAGCGGCCATGGTTCGGCGATTCGATGGATCAGGCGCGGCTGAAGGCCGATGTTGCCTTCGAGATGTTCGCGCTGCTCAAGAATCCCTATTTCTGCTTCCATGATCTCGATGTGCGGCCCGAGGGCGACACTTTCGCCGAGAGCCGCCGCAACCTGGAAACCATCGCCGACTATTTCGAAGGCAAGATGGCGGAGACAGGCACCAAGCTGTTGTGGGGCACCTCCAACCTGTTCTCGCACCGGCGCTTCATGTCCGGTGCGTCGACCAATCCCGACCCGGACGTGTTTGCCTATTCGGCGGCAACAGTGAAAGCCTGCATGGACGTGACCAAGCGGCTCAACGGCGAAAACTACGTTTTGTGGGGCGGCCGCGAAGGCTACGAGACGCTGCTCAACACCGACATGGGCCGCGAGCTTGACCAGATGGGCCGCTTTCTCAATCTGGTGGTCGAATACAAGCACAAGATCGGCTTCACCGGCACCATCCTGATCGAGCCGAAGCCGCAGGAGCCGACCAAGCACCAGTATGATTATGATGTCGCCACCGTTTACGGCTTCCTCAAGCGCTATGGCCTTGAAAACGAAGTTCGGGTCAATATCGAGCAGGGCCACGCCATTCTCGCCGGCCACTCGTTCGAGCATGAACTGGCGACTGCGCGGGCGCTGGGCATTTTCGGTTCGATCGACATGAACCGCAATGACTACCAGTCGGGCTGGGACACCGACCAGTTCCCAAACAATGTGCCGGAAATGGCGCTGGCCTATTACGAAGTCCTGCAGGCCGGCGGCTTCACCACCGGCGGCACCAATTTCGATGCCAAGCTGCGCCGCCAGTCGATCGATCCGGAAGACCTGCTCGCTGCCCATGTCGGCGGGATGGATTGTTGCGCCCGTGGTCTGAAAGCGGCGGCGAAGATGGTCGAGGACAAGGCGCTGTCGTCCTTCGTCGACGCGCGCTATGCCGGCTGGGACAGCGCGCAGGCCAAGGCGATGCTGGACGGATCGATGTCGCTCGACCAGATCGCCGCACGGGTGGAAGCGGAAAACATCGATCCGCAACCGAGATCCGGCAAGCAGGAATGGCTGGAAAATGTCGTCAATCGCTACGTCTGA
- the xylB gene encoding xylulokinase has translation MYLGLDLGTSSLKALLIDADQRILGSASAPLSVERPHPGWSEQDPDSWITATKAALAELAKTHAAELAKVRGIGLSGHMHGATTIDRGGKVIRPCILWNDTRSYEEAAALDADPQFRRLTGNIVFPGFTAPKLKWMAANEPDAFARVAKVLLPKDYLRLWLSGESISEMSDSAGTSWLDVGKRAWDDGLLAATGLDRSQMPSLVEGTDRAGALRAEAASQLGLPAGIPIAGGAGDNAASACGMGTVADGQAFASLGTSGVLFAANNRYLPNPDSAVHAFCHALPGTWHQMGVILSATDSLNWLSGITSTEPSALTAELGDSLVAPGSVLFLPYLSGERTPHNDAAIRGVFAGLGHESDRAAMTRAVVEGVAFAFRDSLAALAQAGTSLSRVTAIGGGSRSSYWTQALATVLGMPVDIPEGGDFGAAFGAARLGLIAAEAADPFAVCTPPATARTIHPNRDLAAGFDDAYQRYRALYPAIKGAMS, from the coding sequence ATGTATCTCGGACTTGATCTCGGAACATCTTCGCTCAAAGCGCTGCTGATCGATGCCGATCAGCGCATTCTCGGATCGGCCAGTGCACCGCTGAGCGTCGAACGGCCGCATCCGGGATGGTCGGAACAGGATCCCGACAGCTGGATCACGGCGACGAAGGCGGCGCTGGCGGAGCTTGCGAAAACCCATGCGGCGGAGCTTGCCAAGGTGCGCGGCATCGGCCTGTCGGGGCATATGCATGGCGCGACCACCATCGACAGGGGCGGCAAGGTGATCCGTCCCTGCATTCTGTGGAACGACACGCGCAGTTATGAAGAAGCCGCGGCACTTGATGCCGATCCGCAATTCCGCCGGCTGACCGGCAATATCGTGTTTCCGGGCTTCACCGCGCCGAAACTGAAATGGATGGCGGCGAACGAACCCGATGCCTTTGCGCGCGTCGCCAAGGTGTTATTGCCGAAGGACTATCTGCGGCTGTGGCTGAGCGGCGAGAGCATATCCGAGATGTCGGATTCGGCGGGAACGTCCTGGCTGGATGTCGGCAAGCGCGCCTGGGACGATGGCCTGCTTGCGGCCACCGGGCTTGATCGCAGCCAGATGCCGTCGCTGGTCGAAGGCACCGACCGGGCAGGGGCCCTGCGCGCCGAAGCGGCGTCTCAGCTTGGATTGCCGGCCGGTATTCCGATTGCCGGCGGGGCAGGCGACAATGCGGCCTCGGCCTGTGGCATGGGCACCGTGGCTGACGGTCAGGCCTTCGCCTCGCTGGGCACGTCCGGCGTGCTGTTTGCCGCCAACAACCGCTATCTGCCCAATCCCGACAGCGCCGTGCATGCATTCTGCCATGCGCTGCCGGGCACCTGGCACCAGATGGGGGTGATCCTGTCGGCGACGGATTCGCTCAACTGGCTGTCGGGCATTACCTCCACCGAGCCATCGGCGCTGACCGCCGAGCTTGGCGACAGTCTTGTGGCGCCCGGATCGGTTCTGTTTCTGCCCTATCTGTCCGGTGAACGCACACCGCACAATGATGCTGCCATTCGCGGTGTGTTTGCCGGTCTCGGCCATGAGTCCGACCGCGCCGCCATGACCCGGGCCGTGGTCGAGGGTGTGGCATTCGCCTTCCGCGACAGTCTCGCAGCCCTTGCCCAGGCCGGCACATCGCTGTCGCGGGTGACCGCGATTGGCGGCGGGTCGCGCTCAAGCTACTGGACCCAGGCGCTTGCCACCGTGCTGGGGATGCCGGTCGACATTCCCGAGGGCGGAGATTTCGGCGCGGCCTTCGGCGCCGCCCGGCTCGGCCTGATCGCCGCGGAAGCAGCCGATCCCTTCGCGGTCTGCACGCCACCGGCGACCGCCAGAACCATTCACCCCAATCGTGATCTCGCTGCCGGTTTCGACGATGCCTATCAGCGCTATCGCGCCCTCTATCCCGCAATCAAAGGAGCCATGTCATGA
- a CDS encoding LacI family DNA-binding transcriptional regulator: MRPTVHDIAAEAGVSLATVDRVLNGRPGVRRQTVDKVEAAVSRLGYVRDVTAANLARKRVYPLVFIVPGGPNSFLQNLTAEITAAAQRSSIERTSIRIETVPPFDPGAIVSVLDAIDPKTVSGVGLVATDTADVTGAVDRLVEQGVPVVTLVSDLPGSQRIHYCGIDNIAAGRTAASLIGRFCAGRPGNVLVVAGSMKLSDHAERASGFAAVLEAEFPELGLIGPVETNDDAGTVRRSVEAALAAGPEIVAIYNLGAGNRGLIEALAAHKGKLSAVVAHEVTQHSRQALADGVFDAVLNQDCGHEVRSAIRVLKARADGLDLLTAQERIRIDVFLRDNLP; the protein is encoded by the coding sequence ATGCGACCAACAGTGCACGATATTGCGGCTGAAGCCGGGGTCAGTCTGGCGACCGTCGACCGAGTGCTCAATGGCCGTCCGGGCGTGCGGCGGCAGACGGTCGACAAGGTCGAGGCGGCGGTCAGCCGGCTTGGCTATGTGCGCGATGTCACGGCAGCCAATCTGGCCCGCAAGCGGGTCTATCCGCTGGTTTTCATCGTGCCGGGCGGGCCTAACAGCTTTCTGCAGAATCTCACCGCCGAGATCACCGCTGCCGCGCAACGCTCGTCGATCGAGCGCACCTCGATCCGGATCGAGACCGTGCCGCCATTTGACCCCGGAGCCATCGTCAGCGTGCTGGATGCGATCGACCCCAAAACGGTCAGCGGCGTTGGCCTGGTCGCCACCGACACCGCCGATGTGACCGGTGCGGTTGACCGGCTGGTCGAACAGGGCGTGCCGGTGGTGACGCTCGTTTCGGATCTGCCCGGGTCACAGCGTATCCATTATTGCGGCATCGACAATATCGCAGCCGGCCGAACTGCCGCCAGCCTGATCGGGCGGTTCTGCGCAGGACGGCCGGGCAATGTGCTGGTGGTGGCCGGTTCGATGAAGCTGTCCGACCATGCGGAAAGGGCGTCGGGGTTTGCCGCGGTGCTGGAAGCCGAGTTTCCGGAGCTTGGCTTGATCGGCCCGGTGGAAACCAATGATGATGCCGGGACCGTCCGGCGCAGCGTCGAGGCGGCGCTTGCGGCCGGTCCGGAGATTGTCGCCATCTACAATCTCGGCGCCGGCAATCGCGGGCTGATCGAGGCGCTGGCCGCGCACAAAGGCAAGCTGTCTGCGGTTGTCGCCCATGAGGTGACGCAGCATTCGCGCCAGGCGCTGGCCGATGGCGTCTTCGACGCCGTTCTCAATCAGGATTGCGGGCACGAGGTGCGCAGCGCCATCCGCGTGCTCAAGGCGCGGGCGGACGGGCTGGACCTGCTGACGGCGCAGGAGCGCATCCGCATCGATGTTTTTCTCAGGGACAATTTGCCATGA
- the gltX gene encoding glutamate--tRNA ligase, with product MANTAMRVRIAPSPTGEPHVGTAYIALFNYLLAKKHGGEFILRIEDTDAARSTPEFEQKVLDALKWCGLSWSEGPDVGGPYGPYRQSERKDTYLPYVEQIVEKGHGFRCFCTPERLSEMRAEQRAAGKPPKYDGRCLTLKAEEVTARMAAGEPSVVRMKIPAEGVCKFVDGVYGEVEIPWDAVDMQVLLKADGMPTYHMANVVDDHLMKITHVARGEEWLSSVPKHILLYQYLGLEPPVFMHLSLMRNADKSKLSKRKNPTSISYYAALGYLPEALMNFLGLFFIQIGEDDELLTVDQLASHFDPENLSKAGAIFDLQKLDWLNGRWLRESVSEEEFMTRVMAWAQENGRFREGMKLAQSRITKLSDLPDLTGFLLKGDLGLTADDFSKIKKVSLEDVLVTLQTVQPDLEKIFEWNAETIEAELRAISERSEIKLRNMLAPLFIAVSGSSRSLPLFDSMAILGRSVVRQRLKQAETAVKAGVEAAKANNG from the coding sequence ATGGCCAACACTGCAATGCGGGTGCGGATTGCACCGTCTCCGACGGGCGAACCGCATGTCGGAACCGCCTATATCGCCCTGTTCAACTACCTGTTGGCCAAGAAGCACGGCGGCGAGTTCATTCTGCGCATCGAGGATACCGATGCCGCGCGCTCCACGCCGGAATTTGAACAGAAAGTCCTCGACGCTCTGAAATGGTGCGGCCTGTCCTGGTCGGAAGGCCCCGATGTCGGCGGTCCCTATGGCCCTTACCGGCAGAGCGAGCGCAAGGACACCTATCTTCCCTATGTCGAGCAGATCGTCGAGAAAGGCCACGGTTTCCGCTGCTTCTGCACGCCCGAGCGGCTCTCTGAAATGCGCGCCGAGCAGCGCGCAGCCGGCAAGCCGCCCAAATATGACGGCCGTTGCCTGACACTGAAGGCCGAGGAAGTCACCGCCCGCATGGCTGCCGGCGAGCCCTCCGTGGTGCGGATGAAGATCCCGGCCGAAGGCGTCTGCAAATTCGTGGACGGCGTCTATGGCGAGGTCGAAATTCCGTGGGACGCCGTCGACATGCAGGTTCTGCTCAAGGCGGACGGCATGCCTACCTATCACATGGCCAATGTGGTTGATGACCATCTGATGAAGATCACCCATGTGGCCCGTGGCGAGGAGTGGTTGTCCTCGGTTCCCAAGCACATCCTGCTCTATCAGTATCTCGGGCTTGAGCCGCCGGTGTTCATGCACCTGTCGCTGATGCGCAATGCCGACAAGTCGAAACTGTCCAAGCGCAAGAATCCGACCTCGATTTCCTATTATGCCGCACTGGGCTATCTGCCCGAAGCGCTGATGAATTTTCTCGGCCTGTTCTTCATCCAGATCGGCGAAGACGATGAACTTCTGACCGTGGATCAGCTGGCATCCCACTTCGACCCGGAGAACCTGTCCAAGGCCGGTGCCATCTTCGACCTGCAGAAGCTCGACTGGCTCAACGGCCGCTGGCTGCGCGAAAGCGTTTCCGAAGAAGAGTTCATGACCCGCGTCATGGCCTGGGCCCAGGAAAACGGCCGTTTCCGCGAAGGCATGAAGCTGGCGCAATCGCGCATCACCAAGCTCTCCGACCTGCCTGACCTCACCGGCTTTCTGCTCAAGGGCGATCTCGGCCTGACCGCGGATGATTTCTCGAAGATCAAGAAGGTCTCGCTCGAGGATGTTCTGGTGACCCTGCAGACGGTTCAGCCCGATCTCGAAAAGATCTTCGAGTGGAACGCCGAAACCATCGAGGCGGAACTGCGCGCCATTTCCGAGCGCAGCGAAATCAAGCTGCGCAACATGCTGGCGCCGCTGTTCATTGCCGTTTCCGGCTCGTCGCGGTCCCTGCCGCTCTTTGATTCCATGGCCATTCTGGGCCGTTCCGTCGTCCGCCAGCGCCTCAAACAGGCCGAAACCGCCGTCAAGGCCGGTGTGGAAGCGGCAAAAGCAAACAACGGATAA
- the lysS gene encoding lysine--tRNA ligase — protein sequence MTDKTTEPGLSSDVTEVRAQKLAILRETVGEVYPAHFHRTMTNAELAEKYADIEADTLTGDIVTVAGRVYSSRNSGMFMDIHDASGKVQIFSHKDTTPEDVRALLPLVDIGDIIGVTGEVRRTKRGELTINAHEITMLTKALLPMPEKWHGLSDIELRYRKRHLDIMTNEDSKLRFQQRSKIVSGIRRFMEDESFMEIETPMLHSVYGGATAEPFKTHHNTLKLDMYLRIAPELYLKRALVSGLTDKVFEVNRNFRNEGVSTRHNPEFTMLECYWAYADYEDIMGLVERLFERLALAIHGKTEFMYGDTEMSFKGPFKRVAMPDAVKDATGIDFRAITTDEEARAAAKAAGFEIEDDWTWGECLAFIFEEKVESTLIQPAHVTHFPKDISPFAKEVPGEPRLVERFETYCNAWELGNAFSELNDPEEQRKRMVEQLEQAHARGEMEKQLDEEFLDAIDQGMPPAGGLGIGVDRLIMLLTNAPSIRDVILFPARKARSE from the coding sequence ATGACCGACAAGACGACTGAACCCGGCCTTTCATCCGACGTCACCGAAGTGCGGGCACAGAAGCTCGCCATTCTGCGTGAGACGGTCGGCGAGGTCTATCCGGCGCATTTCCACCGGACCATGACCAATGCCGAGCTGGCTGAAAAATACGCTGACATCGAAGCCGACACACTGACCGGCGACATCGTCACCGTAGCCGGCCGGGTCTATTCCTCGCGCAATTCCGGCATGTTCATGGACATCCATGACGCCTCCGGCAAGGTTCAGATCTTCAGCCACAAGGACACCACACCCGAAGATGTCCGCGCGCTTCTGCCGCTGGTCGACATTGGCGACATCATCGGCGTCACCGGGGAAGTGCGGCGAACCAAGCGCGGCGAACTGACCATCAATGCCCATGAGATCACCATGCTGACCAAGGCATTGCTGCCGATGCCCGAAAAATGGCACGGGCTTTCAGACATCGAGCTGCGCTACCGCAAGCGTCATCTCGACATCATGACCAATGAGGATTCGAAACTTCGCTTCCAGCAGCGCTCGAAGATCGTCTCCGGCATCCGCCGTTTCATGGAAGACGAGAGCTTCATGGAAATCGAGACCCCGATGCTGCACTCGGTCTATGGCGGCGCCACCGCCGAGCCGTTCAAGACCCACCACAACACGCTCAAGCTCGACATGTATCTGCGCATCGCACCGGAGCTCTATCTCAAGCGGGCGCTGGTCTCCGGGCTGACCGACAAGGTCTTCGAGGTCAATCGCAACTTCCGCAATGAAGGCGTGTCGACCCGGCACAATCCCGAATTCACCATGCTGGAATGCTACTGGGCCTATGCCGATTACGAGGACATCATGGGCCTCGTCGAGAGGCTGTTCGAGAGGCTGGCCTTGGCGATCCACGGCAAAACCGAGTTCATGTATGGCGACACCGAGATGTCGTTCAAGGGCCCGTTCAAACGGGTTGCCATGCCCGATGCGGTAAAAGATGCAACAGGCATCGATTTCCGCGCGATTACCACCGACGAAGAGGCTCGTGCCGCCGCCAAGGCAGCCGGTTTTGAAATCGAGGACGACTGGACCTGGGGCGAATGCCTGGCCTTCATCTTCGAGGAAAAGGTCGAATCCACCCTGATCCAGCCGGCGCATGTGACGCATTTCCCCAAGGATATCTCGCCATTCGCCAAGGAAGTGCCGGGCGAGCCGCGTCTGGTTGAACGCTTCGAGACCTATTGCAATGCCTGGGAACTGGGCAATGCATTTTCCGAGCTCAATGACCCGGAAGAACAGCGCAAGCGCATGGTCGAGCAGCTGGAGCAGGCGCATGCCCGCGGCGAGATGGAAAAGCAGCTCGATGAGGAATTCCTCGACGCCATCGACCAGGGCATGCCGCCCGCCGGCGGCCTGGGGATCGGCGTCGACCGGCTGATCATGCTGCTGACCAATGCGCCGTCGATCCGCGACGTCATCCTGTTTCCGGCCCGCAAGGCCCGCAGCGAATAG
- a CDS encoding amidohydrolase family protein codes for MSFDTLLKGGVLPDGTSADIAIRDGRIAAIAPAIEAEAGEIIDIFGNLVSPPFVDPHFHMDATLSYGLPRINASGTLLEGIGLWGELKPLLTHEAVKERALTYCDWAASMGLLAIRTHVDVCDDRLLAVEALLEVKQEISHYIDLQLVAFPQDGLYRSPTARENTIRALDLGVDVVGGIPHFERTMADGRASVTELCEIAAQRGLMVDMHCDETDDPLSRHIEQLAYETQRLGLQGRVAGSHLTSMHSMDNYYVSKLLPLIAEAEVAAIPNPLINITLQGRHDTYPKRRGMTRVPEMLKHGIRVGFGQDCVLDPWYSLGTADMLDVAFMGLHVAQMTSPADMRRCYEMVTTQSAAIMGLEDYGLEVGKRADLVVLDAGNPIEAIRLRATRLLVIARGKVIARRERSPMRLHLPGREGDIDRRFRVPE; via the coding sequence ATGAGTTTTGACACTTTGCTCAAGGGCGGGGTTCTGCCCGACGGCACCAGCGCCGACATCGCCATCCGAGACGGGCGCATCGCGGCCATTGCTCCGGCGATTGAGGCGGAAGCCGGCGAGATCATCGACATCTTCGGCAATCTGGTGTCGCCGCCTTTCGTCGATCCGCATTTTCACATGGATGCAACGCTGTCCTACGGACTTCCACGGATCAATGCATCAGGAACGTTGCTGGAAGGGATCGGGCTGTGGGGCGAACTCAAGCCGCTTCTGACCCATGAGGCGGTGAAGGAACGGGCGCTTACCTATTGTGACTGGGCCGCGTCAATGGGGTTGCTGGCGATCCGCACTCATGTCGATGTCTGCGACGACCGGTTGCTCGCCGTCGAGGCGCTGCTTGAGGTCAAGCAGGAGATTTCCCACTATATCGACCTGCAACTGGTGGCGTTCCCGCAGGACGGGCTCTACCGCTCGCCAACGGCGCGCGAAAATACCATCCGGGCACTGGATCTCGGGGTCGACGTGGTTGGCGGCATCCCGCATTTCGAACGCACCATGGCCGACGGCCGTGCCTCGGTCACCGAGCTCTGCGAGATCGCGGCCCAGCGCGGGCTGATGGTCGACATGCACTGCGACGAGACCGATGATCCGCTGTCGCGGCATATCGAGCAACTGGCCTATGAGACGCAACGGCTCGGGCTACAGGGCCGGGTGGCGGGATCGCATCTGACCTCGATGCATTCGATGGACAATTATTACGTCTCCAAGCTGCTGCCGCTGATTGCGGAAGCGGAGGTGGCGGCGATCCCCAATCCGCTGATCAACATCACGCTGCAGGGCCGGCACGACACCTATCCGAAGCGCCGCGGCATGACCCGGGTGCCGGAAATGCTCAAGCATGGTATCCGCGTCGGCTTCGGCCAGGACTGCGTGCTTGACCCGTGGTATTCGCTGGGCACCGCCGACATGCTCGATGTTGCCTTCATGGGCCTGCATGTGGCGCAGATGACAAGCCCGGCCGACATGCGCCGCTGCTACGAGATGGTGACCACGCAAAGTGCCGCGATCATGGGGCTCGAGGACTATGGGCTGGAGGTCGGCAAGCGCGCCGACCTGGTCGTGCTGGATGCCGGCAATCCGATCGAGGCGATCCGGCTGCGGGCGACCCGGCTGCTGGTCATCGCAAGAGGCAAGGTCATCGCCCGCCGTGAGCGCTCGCCGATGCGGCTTCATCTCCCCGGACGGGAAGGCGATATCGATCGCCGGTTCCGCGTTCCGGAATGA
- a CDS encoding ABC transporter permease has translation MEAFEILFTASFWVAAIRIASPLIFATMGELICERAGVLNLGIEGIMVAGAFSGWFTVYMGGDLWTGVLVAALTGAMFGLLHGFLTVPLGLSQHVTGIGITLLASSLTYFTYRILLPEVSSPPKIEPFQPFAVPVLSDIPVLGPALFNQTPLTYLAYLSVALVAFVLYRTPVGVAVRAVGENPAAVEAQGISVTAVRVGAVMAGSALMAIGGAFLTMSAFNSFFFEMINGRGWIAIALVVFGSWRPGKALIGAILFAAFDAYQVRLQQITGGVIPYQIFLMMPYVLSIVALVVVARRATYPKALMIPYQKGER, from the coding sequence ATGGAAGCTTTCGAGATCCTGTTCACCGCCAGCTTCTGGGTTGCCGCCATCCGCATCGCCTCGCCACTGATCTTTGCCACCATGGGCGAGCTGATCTGCGAGCGGGCCGGGGTGCTCAATCTCGGCATCGAAGGCATCATGGTGGCCGGCGCGTTTTCGGGCTGGTTCACCGTCTATATGGGCGGGGATCTGTGGACCGGGGTGCTGGTCGCGGCTCTGACCGGGGCGATGTTCGGGCTGTTGCACGGCTTTCTCACCGTGCCGCTGGGGCTGTCGCAGCATGTCACCGGCATCGGGATCACGCTGCTGGCCTCGAGTCTTACCTATTTCACCTACCGGATCCTGTTGCCGGAAGTCTCGTCGCCGCCGAAGATCGAGCCGTTCCAGCCTTTTGCGGTGCCGGTGCTGTCGGACATTCCGGTGCTAGGCCCCGCCTTGTTCAATCAGACGCCTCTGACCTATCTCGCCTATCTCAGCGTCGCGCTTGTCGCCTTTGTGCTGTACCGCACACCGGTCGGCGTGGCGGTGCGGGCGGTGGGTGAAAATCCGGCGGCGGTGGAGGCGCAGGGCATTTCGGTGACCGCGGTGCGCGTCGGTGCGGTGATGGCCGGTTCCGCACTGATGGCGATCGGCGGCGCGTTCCTGACCATGTCAGCGTTCAATTCATTCTTCTTCGAAATGATCAACGGCCGCGGCTGGATCGCCATCGCGCTGGTGGTGTTCGGCTCCTGGCGGCCCGGCAAGGCGCTGATCGGCGCGATCCTGTTTGCGGCCTTCGATGCCTATCAGGTGCGGCTGCAGCAGATCACCGGCGGGGTGATTCCCTATCAGATTTTCCTGATGATGCCCTATGTGCTGTCGATTGTGGCGCTGGTCGTCGTGGCCCGCCGCGCGACCTATCCCAAGGCACTGATGATTCCCTATCAGAAAGGCGAGAGATGA
- a CDS encoding ABC transporter permease, translated as MRLEPRVSTSLGATILWPASAILATVLFSSVLVMIAGASPLTVFWLVAKGAAGSQFALLETLTRATPLIFTGLAVAVAFRARLWNIGAEAQLYLGAVMTVVLGTGAVTIPSAGLIPLIMVAVMLTGALTLLGPAILKTRFGVDEVVTTLLLNFIVLLFVSMLLEGPLKDPMGLGWPQSKRVIAEAQLPRLIQGKRLHFGFVLAIVSAIVVWVIIKKTTLGYEMRAVGHNVEAARFAGIPVNRVIAKTALLSGGLAALAGFSEVAGLKGNLTLDLSPGYGYTGIVVAMLAMLNPLGVIAAAIFVAGIFVGADAMSRSANVPSYIAQVMVATSLLTMVAAIMLMRYRVRWR; from the coding sequence ATGCGGCTTGAGCCGAGAGTTTCGACGTCGCTTGGCGCCACTATTTTATGGCCGGCCAGCGCGATCCTGGCGACGGTGCTGTTTTCCTCGGTGCTGGTGATGATCGCCGGCGCATCGCCGCTGACGGTGTTCTGGCTGGTGGCCAAGGGTGCGGCCGGATCGCAGTTTGCGCTCTTGGAAACCCTGACCCGCGCCACGCCGCTGATCTTCACCGGGCTGGCGGTGGCTGTCGCCTTCCGGGCGCGGCTGTGGAACATCGGGGCGGAGGCGCAGCTCTATCTCGGCGCGGTGATGACCGTGGTGCTTGGCACCGGTGCAGTGACAATTCCTTCAGCGGGGCTGATTCCGCTGATCATGGTTGCCGTCATGCTGACCGGCGCCCTGACCCTGCTCGGACCTGCCATTCTCAAGACCCGCTTCGGCGTCGACGAGGTGGTGACCACGCTGCTTTTGAATTTCATCGTGCTGCTGTTCGTGTCGATGCTGCTCGAGGGGCCACTCAAGGACCCGATGGGGCTCGGCTGGCCGCAGTCGAAACGGGTGATTGCGGAAGCGCAACTGCCGCGGCTGATCCAGGGCAAGCGGCTGCATTTCGGCTTTGTGCTGGCCATCGTTTCGGCCATCGTGGTCTGGGTGATCATCAAGAAAACCACGCTTGGCTACGAGATGCGCGCCGTTGGGCACAATGTCGAAGCGGCGCGGTTTGCCGGCATCCCGGTCAACCGGGTGATTGCCAAGACAGCGCTTCTGTCGGGCGGACTTGCGGCACTGGCAGGCTTCTCCGAAGTCGCCGGCCTCAAGGGCAATCTGACGCTCGATCTGTCACCGGGCTACGGCTACACCGGCATCGTGGTGGCGATGCTGGCGATGCTCAACCCGCTCGGGGTGATTGCCGCGGCGATCTTCGTGGCCGGGATATTCGTCGGCGCCGACGCAATGAGCCGCAGCGCCAATGTGCCCAGCTACATCGCTCAGGTCATGGTCGCGACTTCGCTGCTGACCATGGTCGCGGCGATCATGCTGATGCGCTACCGCGTGCGCTGGAGGTGA